GCCGCCGAACTCGACCCCGAACTCCCGGCCCGCCTTCGCGCCCCGGCCGCCGCCATCGCCCTCGCCGACCATGTCCGTTCCGCCAAGGAAGCCCTCTCCGACACCGCGCAGGCCGTCATCGAACTGCCCGGCACCGGGCACACGCTGCTGCTGACCCGCCGCGAGTTCGAGTCGATGATCGCGCCGTTCGTGGAACGCGCCGTCGAACTGACCCGCGACGCCATCGCCCGCGCCGATGCCGCCGGTACCGGGCCGAAGGGGCCGGTCATCGTCTACGTCACCGGCGGGACCAGCAGCATCCCGATGCTGCAGTCGGCCCTGTCGTCGGTGGGTCGTGTCGCCCGGATCGGCGACCCCAAGGTCGTCGTCGCCCAGGGCGGCCTGCTGCGGTCGACCAACGTCGACGTCCACGACGCCGCCGGGGCCCAGCAGTACGCGGCCCGCCCCGCCGATCCGCCGATGCCGGCGACCGCGGTCGACGCCTCCGCACGCCGGATCGCATTCCCGACCCTCCCGCCCGGCGCCGTCGTCTCCGGTGTCCTCGCGCGGACCGGTCAGGTCGTGCGCGCGGGGGAGCCGCTGGCGACACTCGACTCGCCGTCGGGCCGGCTGACGGTCGACGCCCCGGCGGCGGGCACCCTGCACGGACTCGACCTGCGTCCCGGCGTCGTCGCCCAGCCGGGCGTCGTCTTCGGCGCCGTCGGCCCGGCCGATCTCCGGCCCGAACAGTGGTCGCAACTCCACCGTGCCCCGGCCGGCATCACCGCCGCGCAGCCGGTGCCACCGCCCCAGCCGGTGTATGCGCAACCGCAGCCGATGTATGCACAGCCACCGCCAGCACCCGGGCGACAACCCGGTTACCCGCCCGTCGGTCCTGCTGCGGCGCAGCCCGTTCCGGCGTCGTCGGGCATCAACACCTATGGCCTGGTGGGACTGATCCTCGGCATCCTCGGGTTCCCGATCTGTCTCGGCACGATCGTCGGCATGGCCGTCACCGTGATCGGCATCAACCGGGCGGAGGGAGAGCGCGGCGCCCTGCTGATGACGGCACTCGGCGTGAACATCCTCGGCACCATCGCGTGGATCGCGCTTCTCATCTGGAGCTTCGCCTCCGGCTGAGTACCGCGGTCGCGGGACCTTTGGACGGCCCGCGATGACCTTCGACTCAGGTTCGGCGCCGAGGTCGCGACGACGATGAGAGGTGCCGGCGTCGTCGAACCCTCGGAGCAGCCGTGACCACCTCGAAGTCGTTGTCGGACCGCCGGGTCGAGGCACGGAACAGGCGAGTCGGCTATTCGGTGAGTGTCGCCGTGAACGTCGTCCTGCTGGTCGCCGTCGTCGGCTGGCCGGGCTGGGAGGCGGTCCCATTCCTCACCGACGACTTCCGGCAGATCGTCGGCTGGGTCGTTGCCGCGCTGGGCGCCGGGATCGTGAGCAACTCGGTCTACGCCGTCACCGACTCGCCGGCGATCCGCGCCGTCGGTGAACTGGTGGTCGACGCGATCGGGCTGGTCGCCCTCATCAGGCTGTGGCAGGTCTTCCCCTTCGACTTCGGCGACACCGACACCCCCTGGTCGACGGTGGTGCGCGTCGTCCTCGCCGTGGGCATCGCCGGCACCGCGATCGCGATGGTCGTCGTCATCGTGCAGACCGCTCTACGAAGGAGATCACCATGACCGATTCGACCGCACCGATCGTCGTCGGCGTCGACGGCTCCGACTGTGCACTGATGGCCGTCCGCTGGGCTGCGGCGGCCGCATCCCGCGAAAAGCGTCCGCTGCGTGTGCTGTCCGCGGTCGGCATCATCCCGGGGGCGTACGCGCCCACCGCGATGATGACGTCGGATGTCGTCGTCGAGGCGATGCAGTCCGATGCCCGGCGCGCGGTCGAGGCCGGGACGGCGGCGGCGAAGGAGACGGCGCCCGAGGTGCCGGTCGACGGCACGGTCGTCGGCGGTTCGCCGCTCCTCGCACTCCGGCACGCGTCCAGCGGGGCGCACCTCCTGGTCGTGGGTCGACGCGGTGTCGGCGGCGTCCGCGGACTGCTGCTCGGCTCCGTGAGCAACGACGCCGCGATCCATGCCGAATGCCCGGTCGTCGTGGTGGGCGGCCCGTCGCCGACCGCTGGCCCCGTGGTGGTCGGCGTCGACGGTTCGCCGACCTCCACCGCCGCGATCGGCCACGCCTTCCGGCAGGCCGACCTGCTGCAGACGTCCCTGCTCGCGGTGCACACGTTCGGCGGCTTCTCCGGGACCGCGTTCTACGGTGACCAGCACCAGATCATCCGGCAGCTCCGGGACGAGGCGGAGGAACTGCTCGGCGAGCAGCTCGCCGGATATCCGGAGGACTATCCGGACGTCAAGATCGAGCGCCGTGTCGAGATCAAGTCTCCCGCCGACGCTCTCGTCGATGCCGC
The sequence above is drawn from the Gordonia rubripertincta genome and encodes:
- a CDS encoding Hsp70 family protein — its product is MTQESRRRLCIDFGTSNTAAAYRVGLAEPVIVPLGAGGPAMPSAVFADDAGIVVGHDAVHRRVQAPDAYEDSPKSRIDEGEVELGDRFWPIEDLIGAVLRHVHRTALRHSGLPEFDSIILTHPDKWSERRKGVLRRAAERAGISANRLRIASESLAAAWYYVYRGHDVTGDERMCVFDFGAGTCDVAVLIRAGADGFTVTGSGGDNNLGGRDLDARMTRWVLEEAAELDPELPARLRAPAAAIALADHVRSAKEALSDTAQAVIELPGTGHTLLLTRREFESMIAPFVERAVELTRDAIARADAAGTGPKGPVIVYVTGGTSSIPMLQSALSSVGRVARIGDPKVVVAQGGLLRSTNVDVHDAAGAQQYAARPADPPMPATAVDASARRIAFPTLPPGAVVSGVLARTGQVVRAGEPLATLDSPSGRLTVDAPAAGTLHGLDLRPGVVAQPGVVFGAVGPADLRPEQWSQLHRAPAGITAAQPVPPPQPVYAQPQPMYAQPPPAPGRQPGYPPVGPAAAQPVPASSGINTYGLVGLILGILGFPICLGTIVGMAVTVIGINRAEGERGALLMTALGVNILGTIAWIALLIWSFASG
- a CDS encoding universal stress protein — encoded protein: MTDSTAPIVVGVDGSDCALMAVRWAAAAASREKRPLRVLSAVGIIPGAYAPTAMMTSDVVVEAMQSDARRAVEAGTAAAKETAPEVPVDGTVVGGSPLLALRHASSGAHLLVVGRRGVGGVRGLLLGSVSNDAAIHAECPVVVVGGPSPTAGPVVVGVDGSPTSTAAIGHAFRQADLLQTSLLAVHTFGGFSGTAFYGDQHQIIRQLRDEAEELLGEQLAGYPEDYPDVKIERRVEIKSPADALVDAAETAQLVVVGTRGRGGIRGLLLGSTSRAVLQVAQCPVMVTHTAP